The genomic DNA CAGCACGCCGATCTCCTCGCGGTGCCGCACATGCTGCCGCCATGCCAGCACGGCCGCGATGACCGCAAGCGTGGCGCAGACAAGGGCGATGGCGACGAGGAGGCGCGGATCGGGTGGATCGGCCACGTGCGGGCAACTCCAGGCCGCAGGCGGCGGCAAACGAGTGTAGGCACTGCCCACCACGGGCAGCAAGATGCGCGGCGACCGCGCAGGGTTCGACAGCCACGGGGCGGCACCGGCGGGTGCCAGTGGCGCAGGCAGGCTCTAGACTGGTGCGCCCCTCCGCAACAGGACCGCCGCCGTGTCCGAGCACGAACTTCCCGCCGCCGCCGACATCGGCCGTTCGATCCACCGGCTGGGGCTGACTGCCAGCGTGCCGGAGCTGCATGGCATGGTCGCCGGATGGATGGCCGGCGGTGGCGATGGCAAGGCCGGCTGGCTGGGGCGGGCGCTGGCGGACCCCGAACTGGGCGACGACGAGGCGCTCGACGGCCTGCGTGCGGCGACTGCGGCGCAGCTGGAAGACCGCGACTTCGGTTTCGAACTGCTGCTGCCGGAACCGACGGCCTCGCTGTATGAGCGCAGTGGCGCGCTGTTCGAGTGGTGCCGCGGGTTCCTCGGTGCGTTCGGACTTGCTGCCGGCGAGGCGGGTGCACTGTCCGAGGAGGGTCGCGAGGCGCTGACGGACCTGGCGCGCCTGGCCGCGGCCGCGCCC from Luteimonas sp. YGD11-2 includes the following:
- a CDS encoding UPF0149 family protein; the encoded protein is MSEHELPAAADIGRSIHRLGLTASVPELHGMVAGWMAGGGDGKAGWLGRALADPELGDDEALDGLRAATAAQLEDRDFGFELLLPEPTASLYERSGALFEWCRGFLGAFGLAAGEAGALSEEGREALTDLARLAAAAPQEAGDDEEESALAELEEFVRVAVLLLHGDCALGPRHRQRLN